The Cloeon dipterum chromosome 3, ieCloDipt1.1, whole genome shotgun sequence genome includes a region encoding these proteins:
- the LOC135941150 gene encoding uncharacterized protein LOC135941150 gives FDDDDPELIERSLATTNLLGFSEELLFDALLPNEVEHHHSAEELMKALSSAEGQAAAMRSMLTNSRARGAGGWLGGMCDAMPWLSWLMRCAGSDEQMGLKNREDPAPEPSTLVIEKYVYARCDPGDGDYDDSNSKAVEPA, from the exons tttgatgatgatgacCCCGAGTTGATTGAACGATCTCTGGCCACGACCAACTTACTTGGTTTCTCTGAAGAACTCCTCTTTGATGCCCTTTTACCTAATGAAGTCGAACACCACCACAG tGCTGAGGAGTTGATGAAGGCGTTGAGTAGTGCCGAGGGCCAGGCGGCGGCGATGCGTTCAATGTTGACAAACTCGCGGGCTCGCGGCGCCGGCGGCTGGCTGGGCGGAATGTGCGACGCGATGCCTTGGCTCTCGTGGCTGATGCGCTGCGCCGGCTCCGACGAGCAGATGGGCCTCAAGAACCGCGAGGACCCGGCGCCTGAGCCTAGCACCCTGGTCATCGAGAAGTATGTCTATGCCAGGTGCGACCCTGGCGACGGAGACTACGACGACAGCAACAGCAAGGCCGTCGAGCCGgcgtga